Below is a window of Candidatus Viadribacter manganicus DNA.
CTCACCTACCGCATCAAGAAAAACCGCAAGGGCCACTACGCGCTCATCAACATCGACGCTCCCGCGCCGGTGGTGCACGAGTTCGAGCGTCTGCTCCGCATCAACGAAGACGTGATGCGCTTCAAGACGATCCGCGTTGAAGCTCTCGACGAAGAACCCTCACCGATCCTGGCGCGTCGCGATCGCGACGAACGCCGCCGTTCACGCCGCGAAGGCGGACGTGATGGCGAAGAAGGTCTCGGTGATTTTGACGGCGGCGAGGAATAATCATGGCCCAGAAAATTCAAAAGGGCGCCCCGAAGTTCAACATCTCGAACATTCCGGCCCGTCGCCCGTTTGGTCGCCGGCGTAAGGTTTGCCCGTTCTCGGGCAGCGCCTCGCCGAAGATCGATTACAAGGACGTAAAGCTGCTCCAACGCTACATCAGCGAAAAGGGCAAGATCGTCCCGGCGCGCATCACCGCCGTTTCCGCCAAAAAGCAACGCGAACTCGCGAAAGCCATCAAGCTGGCCCGTGAACTCGCTCTGCTGCCGTTCGCCGTTCAATAAGGAGGCCAGCACCATGCATGTCATCCTGCTTGAACGCGTCGAGAACCTCGGCACCATCGGCGACGAAGTGAAGGTGCGCGACGGCTACGCGCGCAACTTCCTGTTGCCGAACAAGAAGGCGCTCCGCGCCAACGACGCAAACCGCAAGGTTTTCGAAGCCCGCCGCGCCGAACTCGAAGCCCGCAACGCTGAATCGAAAGCGACGGCGGAAAAGGCCTCGAGCAAAATCGACGGCACGTCTTACATCCTCATCCGCTCGGCGGGTGAAGGTGGTCAGCTTTACGGCTCAGTCTCTTCGCGCGACATCGCCGATGAGATCGTCAAGGCTGGCGCGAAAATCGATCGCAACTCGGTCGTTCTCGACAAGCCAATCAAGTCCATAGGCGTTTACGATGTCCGCGTGCGTCTGCACGCTGATGTCTCCGCGACGGTGAAGGTCAACGTTGCGCGTTCGGCTGATGAAGCCGAGCGTCAAGCGAAGGGCGAAAACGTTATCGCTTCGGCTGTTGAAGCCGATCGCGCCGACGAAGCCGCGCAAGCCAAGGAATTGGCTGCGAACGCCTTCGTGGACACCTCACCGCGCGACTAACGCCGGCGACAAAGACACTGGAACGAGGCCCGTTCGTCGCGAGATGAGCGGGCCTTTTCTTTTTGCGCGGCGCCATCGTTTCGATTCTGACTCGCCTCGACGCGTCAACAGTAAAGAGTCGTCACCGACTCATAGAAAACCAGCGTCAAGGTTTCGGCCTGTGAACGATTGCCACGCCGAATCGGCTCATCTTGTCGGCATGCCGAACCAGCCCGCTCTTCCCCTGGCGCAACCGGGCCAACAGCCCGCCCCGCGCAGCGCGCCTCACAACCTCGAGGCCGAGCAAGCATTGCTGGGCGCGATCTTGTTCGACAACGAAACCATGAACCGGATCACCTCGCTGCTGAAAGAGCAGCACTTCTACGATCCTGTTCACGGCCGCATCTTCGCAACCTGCGCTGACATGATCGCGTCAGGTCAGCTCGCTGACGGTCTCACGCTCAAAGAGAAGTTCGCCAGAGACGGCGGCATCAAAGAGATCGGCGGCGCGCTCTATCTGATGAAGCTCTTGGAGAACGCTGCGCCGCTCTCCACCCACGCTCAATCTTACGCCGAGCTCATCTACGATCTGGCGCTGCGCCGCGCGCTCATACGCGTCGGCGGCGAGATCACTAGCCTGGCTGAGAACCCGCCTGACGATAAGGACGCGCGCGACATCATCGAAGAGGCGGAAAAAACGCTCTTCACGCTGGCGGAAGCGGGCACCGCAAACCGCGGCTTCCAAGATTTCAAAACCGCGCTCACCGCCTCCATCAACGTCGCGACCGCCGCCAAGAACCGTGGTTCGGACGTGTCCGGCATCGCCTCAGGCTTCCGCGATCTCGATCATCTGCTGGGCGGCCTTCACGGCTCCGACTTGATGATCCTCGCTGGCCGCCCCTCCATGGGCAAAACCGCTCTGGCGCTGAACATCGCCATGAACGTCGCGCGGCAAAAGCAAAAAGCAGTCGAAGCCGGCGAGGCCGAACATTACGGCGGCACAGTTGGCTTTTTTTCGCTCGAAATGTCCGGCGAACAGCTCGCTACCCGTATTCTTTCAGACTTCGCCGAGATCGAGTCCCACAAGATCCGTCAGGGTAAGATCACAACCGACGAGTACACGCGCCTCGCCGACAGTGCGATGATGCTGCAAACGCTGCCGCTCCACGTCGATGAAACCGGCGGCATCTCGATCGCGCATCTTCACAATCGCGCTCGGCGCCTGAAGCGTTCGCCCTCTGGCCTTGATTTCATCGTTGTAGACTACCTCCAGCTCGTCACGGCCTCCGGCAAAGTCGATGGCCGGGTCCAGGAAGTCAGCCAAATCACGCAGGGGCTAAAGGCGCTTGCCAAGGACTTGAACGTCCCGGTGCTCGCCCTTTCGCAGCTCTCGCGTCAGGTCGAATCCCGCGACGACAA
It encodes the following:
- the rpsR gene encoding 30S ribosomal protein S18; the encoded protein is MAQKIQKGAPKFNISNIPARRPFGRRRKVCPFSGSASPKIDYKDVKLLQRYISEKGKIVPARITAVSAKKQRELAKAIKLARELALLPFAVQ
- a CDS encoding replicative DNA helicase translates to MNDCHAESAHLVGMPNQPALPLAQPGQQPAPRSAPHNLEAEQALLGAILFDNETMNRITSLLKEQHFYDPVHGRIFATCADMIASGQLADGLTLKEKFARDGGIKEIGGALYLMKLLENAAPLSTHAQSYAELIYDLALRRALIRVGGEITSLAENPPDDKDARDIIEEAEKTLFTLAEAGTANRGFQDFKTALTASINVATAAKNRGSDVSGIASGFRDLDHLLGGLHGSDLMILAGRPSMGKTALALNIAMNVARQKQKAVEAGEAEHYGGTVGFFSLEMSGEQLATRILSDFAEIESHKIRQGKITTDEYTRLADSAMMLQTLPLHVDETGGISIAHLHNRARRLKRSPSGLDFIVVDYLQLVTASGKVDGRVQEVSQITQGLKALAKDLNVPVLALSQLSRQVESRDDKRPQLSDLRESGSIEQDADIVMFVYREEYYLSRAEPEQNTEDWIKWRAKLDGVANRAELIIGKNRHGPIETVHLHFKGQFTRFSSLAQG
- the rpsF gene encoding 30S ribosomal protein S6, whose protein sequence is MAFYEHVFIARPEISPQQVDTLVEELTTKIKELGGNTTKTEYWGLRNLTYRIKKNRKGHYALINIDAPAPVVHEFERLLRINEDVMRFKTIRVEALDEEPSPILARRDRDERRRSRREGGRDGEEGLGDFDGGEE
- the rplI gene encoding 50S ribosomal protein L9, producing MHVILLERVENLGTIGDEVKVRDGYARNFLLPNKKALRANDANRKVFEARRAELEARNAESKATAEKASSKIDGTSYILIRSAGEGGQLYGSVSSRDIADEIVKAGAKIDRNSVVLDKPIKSIGVYDVRVRLHADVSATVKVNVARSADEAERQAKGENVIASAVEADRADEAAQAKELAANAFVDTSPRD